The sequence ACGCGGCCGACGGCGAGGGTGCCGCGGGCGATAGCGTCCCGGCATCCGCGCGACCTCCCGCGAGCGGCGTCCGTCCCGACGTCCCGTCCCGACGGCACGTCTCGACGGCACGTCTCGACGGGCACCGCCCGGCGGAGCGTCGCGAGCCGCCCGATCCTGGAGGAAGAACACCATGCGCATCCGTCCGCGATCCACCCGCGCCAAGACCCCGGCCGCCGCCGGACGATCGCGTCACGCGTTCGCCGCGCTGGCGCTCGTCGGCGGTCTCGCCGCGGCCGGCCTCGCCGTGCCGTCCCCGGCGTCCGCCGCCGCGTCCGCCGCCGCGCCCGGCGCGACCGTCGTCCCCGCATCCGCCGACGGCGCCGCCGCGGCCGCGCACTGGACGCCCGTCGCCCGCGCGGCCGCCCTCGCGGCCGACGCGCCGTCGATCGCCGGATCCGCCTCGGCGGCGCAGGCCTCGACCATGTCCGCGTCGGACGACACGGGCACCCCGGGCGCCGCGCCGGTCCCGCACCCCGACCAGCCGTTCGTCGGCGTCCTCTTCTACGTCTCGGGCGGACGCGACCGGGCCTGCACCGCGAGCGTCGTCGACACCCCGAGCGGCGACGCCATCGCGACCGCCGCCCACTGCCTCGTCGACCGGCGCACCGGCGCCGCCACCACCCTCGCCACCTTCATCCCCGGAGCCCAGGGGGCCACGGCGCCCCACGGCATCTGGCCGGTGCGCGTCGCGGCGGTCTCCTCGTCGTGGACGACGACCGGCCGGGCCTCGGACGACGCGGGCTTCGCGCGCGTCACCGGCCCCGCGGGCGAGGTGCTCGCGGCCTCGGTGGGCGCCGCCGAGCCCGTGTTCGGGACGCCCCTCGTGCCGGCGACCGGTCAGGCGCCGCGCCTCGCGATCCTCGGCTACCCGAAGGCCGGATCCGTCGCCTCGACGCTGGAGGCATGCGCCGGCCGGCCGCAGCACGACACGGGCGGCCAGACCTCCCTCCCGTGCGCGCTCGGCACGGGCGCGGCCGGGTCGCCGGTGCTCACGGCGGCCGGCGAGCAGCGCTCCGTCGTCGCGCGCCCGTCCGCAGGACGCGGCGTGCTCCTCGCCACGTGGGGCGCGGAGGCGCAGCGCGCCCTGTCCTCTCTGCAGGGGCGGTAGTCGGGCCCCGGGCAGCGGTCCGCCGTAGCCGCCGAGCGCCGGTCTCGGACGGCTGCCTGGGGAATCCCTTTCGTGCACGAACGGGTCGGAGCGGCGCGAGCATACTGAACCGGTGACCATCGACCTCCCTCCCATCAGCCGTTCCTACATCAGCCGCCCGTACCCGCTCGGCGCGACCGTCATCGCCCGCGACGGAGGGCTGCCCAGCGGCCTGAACGTCGCCGTGTACTCCGAGACCGCCGAGGCGGTGGAGGTGTGCGTGTTCGACGACGACGGCACCGAGACCCGCACCCGCCTCTCCGAGCGCACCGGCCACGTCTTCCACGGCCTCGTCGAGGGCGCCGGCATCGGCACCCGCTACGGCCTCCGCGTCCACGGCGAGTGGGACCCGTCCCGCGGCCTCCGCCACAACCCCGCCAAGCTCCTGCTCGACCCCTACGCCATCGCGATCGAGGGCCACCCCACCTGGGGCGAGGACGTCTTCGCGCACACCTTCGACGACCCGTCCGCCATGCACGAGGCCGACTCCGCCGCGTCCATGCCCCGCTCCGTCGTCGCGGACCGCCGCTTCGACTGGGAGGACGACGAGGCCCCGCGCACGCCGTCGGACGAGACCGTCATCTACGAGGTCCACGTGAAGGGCTTCACCGAGCGGATGGAGTCGGTGCCCGAGGAGATCCGCGGCACGTACGCCGGCCTCGCGCACCCCTCGGCCATCGAGTACCTCACCGACCTCGGCGTCACGAGCGTCGAGCTGCTCCCGGTGCACCACTTCATGCAGGACTCGCACCTCGAGGAGAAGGGCCTCCGCAACTACTGGGGCTACAACTCCATCGGCTTCCTCGCGCCCTACTCCGACTACAGCTCCGCGGGCGACGGCGGGCAGCAGGTCGCCGAGTTCAAGGAGATGGTGAAGGCCCTGCACGCCGCGGGCCTCGAGGTGATCCTCGACGTGGTCTACAACCACACCGCCGAGGGCAACCACATGGGCCCGTCGCTGTCGCTGAAGGGCATCGACAACGCCTCCTACTACCGGCTCGTGGAGGGCGACGAGGCGTCGTACTTCGACACGACCGGCACCGGCAACAGCCTCAACGTCGGCCACCCGGCCGCGCTCGCGCTCATCATGGACTCGCTCCGCTACTGGGTCGAGGAGATGCACGTCGACGGCTTCCGCTTCGACCTCGCCACGACGCTCACGCGCCAGGACGGCGACGCCGAGCTGCACAGCGCGTTCCTCACCCTCATCCACCAGGACCCGGTGCTCGCGCCCGTGAAGATGATCGCGGAGCCGTGGGACACCGCCGGCTACCAGGTCGGCGGCTTCCCCGCGGACTGGTCGGAGTGGAACGGGAAGTTCCGCGACGACGTCCGCGACTTCTGGCACAGCGGGCAGAACGTCCTCGGCGCGCTCGCCCAGCGGATCACCGGCAGCCCGGACGTGTACGAGTCCGGCCGCCGCTCGCCGCTGTGCAGCGTGAACTTCATCACGGCGCACGACGGCTTCACGCTCGCGGACCTCACCGCCTACGACGAGAAGCACAACGAGGCCAACGGCGAGGACAACAACGACGGCGAGAGCGACAACCGGTCGTCCAACGCCGGCGTCGAGGGACCCACGGACGACGCCGAGGTGAACGCGATCCGCGACCGCCAGCGCCGCAACATGCTCGGCACGCTCCTGCTCTCCTCGGGGATCCCGATGGTGCTCGGCGGCGACGAGATCGCGCGCACGCAGGGCGGCAACAACAACGCCTACTGCCAGGACAACGAGATCTCCTGGTTCGACTGGGAGAACGCGGACCGCGAGCTGCAGGACTTCACGCGGAAGCTGATCCGCCTGCGTCGCGGCAACCGGGCGCTGCGCCCCATCTGGTTCCGCGGCGACGACGTCGAGGGCCAGGAGGAGGCCGTGCGCTTCATCCGGGCCGACGGCCAGACGCTGGACCCGGAGGACTGGGAGGACCCCAACGCCTTCAGCATCGGCGTGATCATGAAGGGCCGTGACAGCGACGCGTTCTTCGTCGCGTTCAACGCGGCCGAGGGCCCCGTCGAGTTCCAGCTGCCCGAGGGGCTCGGCGTCTCGTGGCACCTCGCGATCTCGTCGGACTCCGAGCAGAACACGGACGAGGACGCGACGAGCATCCTCGTGCGCGACCGCTCCTTCACGGTGCTGCGGGCCGCGCGCTCCTAGCCGCACCCGCACGATCCGCCGACGCGCCCTCGGGAGACCGGGGGCGCGTCGGCGCGTCCGGGGGCGGAGCCGACCGGGCGTACCGTGGGGGTGCCCGGTTTCCGCCCCCGGGGAGATCGGATGTCGCGTGACCGCACCGCCCGCCCCGCGGCCGCCGTCGACCCGGACGCTCGACCTCGAGGCCGCGCTGCGCGCGACCGTCGGGCTCCTGGTGCCGCTGGTGGTGCTCCTCGCGATCGACCGCCTCGACCTCGCGCTGTACGCGTCGTTCGGCGCGTTCACCGGCCTCTACGGGCGGAACGAGCGGTACCGGCTGCGGCTCGCGAGCGTGGGCGCGGGAGCGGCGATGATGCTCGTCGCGATCGCGACGGGCGTGCTGCTCTCCCTCGCCGACGCGCCGCTCGCGCTCGAGGCCGTGGGACTCGTCGTCGTGCTCGGCGGGGCGTCGCTCGTGTCGACGGCGATGAGCCTCGTGCCGCCGCATCCGCTGTTCCCCGTGTTCGGGCTCGTCGTGTGCGCGGCCGTGCCGGTGGATGCGGCGCAGGCCCGCGACGCGCTCGTGACGGCGGTGGCCGCCATCGTCTTCTCCGCCGGCGTCTGCATGTCCGGCTGGCTTCTCCGCCGCTGGGCGCCCGCCGCCCAGGCGCACCGCTTCCGGGCGCTGCCGCGGATCCCCGTGCGCGACGCCGCCGTGCACCGCGATCCGGCCGCCTGGACCGCGGTGGTCGCCAACGTCGTCGGCGCGCTCGTGGCCGGCGCGATCGCCGTGGCGCTCGGGCTCGGGCACCACTACTGGGCGGTCGTGACGCTCGTCGCCGTGCTGCCGGTGGTGCGCGGGCCGCTGTCGTTCACGCGCGTGGCGCACCGGGTGCTGGGGACGCTGGCCGGATCGGTGGTGGCCGCGGGGATCCTCGCGCTGCACCTGCCCGCCGCCGCGGTCATCGCGGTCGCCGTTGCCTGCCAGTTCGCGGCCGAGCTCGCGGTGGGGAGGCACTACGGGCTGGCGCTCGTCTTCATCACGCCGCTCGCGCTCGTGATGGGGAGCCTCGGCCGGACGCAGCCGGTGCTGCCGCTCGTCGCCGACCGGGTCATCGACACGGTCGTGGGCGCAGGCGTCGGCGTCGCGGTGATCCTCGTGCTGCGGGCGTTCGCGGTGCGGGGCCGGCGGGTCGCCGGGGCCTAGCCGAGGGCCGTGCTGCTCCAGCCGTAGATGCGGCCGTTCGCGCCGAAGAGGTTCCAGCCGTCGGCGCAGGTGACCTGCGCGGGGTCGATCTCCGGCGGCCACCAGGTGTCCTGGATGGTGGTCATCTTGAGGTCGGTGCAGCCGCCGGGAGCCGGTGCCGGCTGCGCGGTCTGCACGGCCACGATGCTGCCGACCTTCTTGTCGGACTTGGTGCGGATGAGGGTGCCGTCCTGCGGGATCCAGGTCGGCATCGACCCGCCGAGCGCCGACTGGGCGTCCGCGGTGGTGGGGTAGATGGCGGTCGTGGCGGTCTGGAACTGGGACTGGACCCCGCATCCGGACAGGAGCGCCGCGCTCGCGATGGCGGCCAGGACGGTCAGGGTCGGTCGATGCATCCCCCTAGTGTGCCTCGTCAGCGACGGCGGCGGATCCGGATCCACCCGACGCGGTGGGGGGAGCAGGCGAGCGACGGTCCGGTCGGGATCCTCTGCCATGTGCAGGACGGGCCGTCCGTCGTGCCGACAGGTGATTGGCTCTGGCGCCATCGGAGCGGTGCGTCCCGCGCGTGGCTCGTGGAGGGCGGGGGGCCACGGCCGGTCGGCCCGCCCGGCACCTGCCGATGTGGCCGACCCGGTCGGCGGACGAAGGAGGAGGGCGACGTGGATTGGTTCCGCAACGCGGTGTTCACGCCCGGCGCCGATCGGGACGAGGTCGGCGCCGGACTCGACGAGTACGTCACCGAGCTGCGCGCATGGGCTCGCCGTCATGTCGATGCGCCTGTCGGCGTCTTCCTGAGCGGCTCCCTCGCCCGGCGGGAACCGGGTGTCATGTCCACAGGCCACGGTGGGGTCCTCCTGTCCGACCTCGACCTCGTGGTGATCGCCGCCGGGGAGGAACTCGCACAGCGCATCGCCGGGACGCTGAAGGCCGAGATGCTCGAGCGGAGGCCCGATCTCACGACCACGACCTTCGCGGTCGACGTCGGGAACCTGAGGCGCCTCCGGGGGAGCGTCGCCGCCGACCTCGCGCAGGGGTGGGACGAACCCCTGTACGGCAGCGCACCCGGGCCGTTCCCCCGCCGCGACCTGACGGATCGAGACCACGAGGAGCTGTGCATCCACCAGTTGGGGGCGTGCCTGTTCTATCCCCCTGCCGACGCGCCGTGCGACGGCCTCCGCCACTTTCGTCCGGGCCGGGGGATGCACGCGGTGAAGTCCGTCCTGGAGTCCCTCCGCCTCCGGGTGAGCGTCGCCGGGGTGCGAGCGCCGACCTACGCATCGCTCCTCGCGCCCGAGTCCTCCGAGG is a genomic window of Clavibacter capsici containing:
- a CDS encoding FUSC family protein, yielding MTAPPAPRPPSTRTLDLEAALRATVGLLVPLVVLLAIDRLDLALYASFGAFTGLYGRNERYRLRLASVGAGAAMMLVAIATGVLLSLADAPLALEAVGLVVVLGGASLVSTAMSLVPPHPLFPVFGLVVCAAVPVDAAQARDALVTAVAAIVFSAGVCMSGWLLRRWAPAAQAHRFRALPRIPVRDAAVHRDPAAWTAVVANVVGALVAGAIAVALGLGHHYWAVVTLVAVLPVVRGPLSFTRVAHRVLGTLAGSVVAAGILALHLPAAAVIAVAVACQFAAELAVGRHYGLALVFITPLALVMGSLGRTQPVLPLVADRVIDTVVGAGVGVAVILVLRAFAVRGRRVAGA
- a CDS encoding trypsin-like serine peptidase, whose product is MRIRPRSTRAKTPAAAGRSRHAFAALALVGGLAAAGLAVPSPASAAASAAAPGATVVPASADGAAAAAHWTPVARAAALAADAPSIAGSASAAQASTMSASDDTGTPGAAPVPHPDQPFVGVLFYVSGGRDRACTASVVDTPSGDAIATAAHCLVDRRTGAATTLATFIPGAQGATAPHGIWPVRVAAVSSSWTTTGRASDDAGFARVTGPAGEVLAASVGAAEPVFGTPLVPATGQAPRLAILGYPKAGSVASTLEACAGRPQHDTGGQTSLPCALGTGAAGSPVLTAAGEQRSVVARPSAGRGVLLATWGAEAQRALSSLQGR
- the glgX gene encoding glycogen debranching protein GlgX → MTIDLPPISRSYISRPYPLGATVIARDGGLPSGLNVAVYSETAEAVEVCVFDDDGTETRTRLSERTGHVFHGLVEGAGIGTRYGLRVHGEWDPSRGLRHNPAKLLLDPYAIAIEGHPTWGEDVFAHTFDDPSAMHEADSAASMPRSVVADRRFDWEDDEAPRTPSDETVIYEVHVKGFTERMESVPEEIRGTYAGLAHPSAIEYLTDLGVTSVELLPVHHFMQDSHLEEKGLRNYWGYNSIGFLAPYSDYSSAGDGGQQVAEFKEMVKALHAAGLEVILDVVYNHTAEGNHMGPSLSLKGIDNASYYRLVEGDEASYFDTTGTGNSLNVGHPAALALIMDSLRYWVEEMHVDGFRFDLATTLTRQDGDAELHSAFLTLIHQDPVLAPVKMIAEPWDTAGYQVGGFPADWSEWNGKFRDDVRDFWHSGQNVLGALAQRITGSPDVYESGRRSPLCSVNFITAHDGFTLADLTAYDEKHNEANGEDNNDGESDNRSSNAGVEGPTDDAEVNAIRDRQRRNMLGTLLLSSGIPMVLGGDEIARTQGGNNNAYCQDNEISWFDWENADRELQDFTRKLIRLRRGNRALRPIWFRGDDVEGQEEAVRFIRADGQTLDPEDWEDPNAFSIGVIMKGRDSDAFFVAFNAAEGPVEFQLPEGLGVSWHLAISSDSEQNTDEDATSILVRDRSFTVLRAARS